A segment of the Candidatus Marinarcus aquaticus genome:
GAAGCAATGTTTTGGTAAGGGTAGTATCGTTTTACTGCTGATTCAACCTTAATATTCTCCATGGCATTAAACAAAGTGTATTTGTCAAAGAAGTTATCATAAGGAATATACTCAATGAGTTGTACATAGGTGTGTCGATAAGGGGAGTCGAGTTTGAGGTATTTTTTAATCAGTTCCTCTTTTGAAAACTCTGGAAAATATTGCACGATGGTTTCACACAACTCTTCTAAGATTTGTTGGTTTTTATATGAACGTAAATGAGGTTTAACGCTCAGTGAAAAGCCCAAATTGTTAATGGCCAATGCTACACCGTTTCTGTCTTCAATAATACCTCGAGAAGGTGCTTCATAAATTCTTTTAATATAGTTCTGTTTTGAAAGCTCTTCATAGTACGTATTGGACTTGATACTTAAAAAGTAGACTCGTGCCAAGAGTAAAAGTGCCATGGCTGCAATAAAAAGAATGATAAAGTTCAGACGTTTCAAGGGGCAAATCCTATGAGAACCAAGTCAAGAATAAAATTAAAAAATATAATTTTAAAAAGTAGAAAGTTGGTGTCGTGCGTCAAACTCCAAATGAAAATTATTCCTACATATAAAAGCACGATTTGTAAAAACTCATTTAAAGAGTCTAACACCATGACACGCGTTAAAAAAGGGATTAAATAGACATAAATAAAACTTCCTAAAAGAATGATGCTAAAGGGCTTAAATCCGTTATTGAGTTCTATGAATAAAAAGGAGAGAATAACATAAATCATCGCATAATAGTTTTGTGTCTTTAAGCAACGTGTAAATGCCACGTAGACAACCCCGGCTAACATGATGCTGATAAAATAGATAGAAGAGATGGTATTGGTAATAACAACTACGATAAAAAGACCAAACAGAACATAAGCATTATCAAAAACATTTTTACGTTCCCCAATTATTTCACCCAATGTACATCTGCTCCAGCTTATATTTATATAGATTATATTATAAAATCTCTTAATTAATAAAAGATTAACGCTCTATTTTTTTATTCGTCAATCCATAGATAAAACTAAAAATTTCCGCAACAGCTTTATACATACTTGGGGGAATCTCTTTGTCAATATCAAGTTGACTTAACAGTTCAACCAAATCTTCATCTTTTTTGATAGGAAGATTATTGTCTTGAGCAATTTTGATGATGTTTTTGGCCACATCACCTTTTCCCTTTGCAACGACATGTGGGGCATTACTGATTTTTTGATCATATTTGAGTGCAGCCGCTTTTTGTATGTGTGGTTTGTTTTCATTTTGCATTATCAGACCCTTATATCCACACCCAAATGCAGTTCACTACTGTAGTCATTAAAAATATTGCTTTGACTTTTTTGTTGTTCTTCTTTCTCTTTTAAATCAAGCAGTTTAACGTTCAAGGGAATCAATCCTACGCTGTTGAGCTGTTTTTTGAGTTCTTGTATGTTCTTGTGAATCATCTGCTTAAAATCCTCTTTTTGTGCGAGTATGGTGATGTCCAGATTGTTTTTATTGTAAATGGCCAAGAGAAGATTGAGTTTTCCATACTCTTTGAGTTTGAGATTGATTTCACAATAGAATTTTTCTTGGTCCGTTTTCATCGTGGCAATTGTACCTTCTTCTAAGAGGTTCCACATAAAAGGGACATAAACAAAGTTAGTATTTGAAGTATGACTCATGAGTTGGCTGTAGTCAATTTGCGTTAAGAGTCTGTCGACTTGTTTGGAGATATCTTGTGGATTTGTTATGGAAGTAGGGTTGGCATTGATCTCTTGTTGAATTTGTAGCAATATAGCTTTCATATCATGAGAAACTCCCTCTTTGAGCAAAGCAGGGTTATTGGCTGGATTAGTGAAAATAGGGTTATTGAGTATCTCTTTTGTCACAAGTGTTTCAAATTTTGTAATGAGTTGACCCAACTCTTTAAATTGCATACTGTTTTGCATGAGGTTTTGCAGTGAGTCGTTACTTTTAATGTGGGTAAAGAGCTCTTGCAAAGTGTTCACAAGCAAAGTAGGGTTGCTTTGCGTTTGAGGTAAGAGTGCTTTTTGTAGCAGTGCCGTTAACTCTTTGGTATCAATGTTACTCAGTTGTGCAACCACTGGTTGAAGTTGTGTAAGCAGTGTTTTAATCTCATTGAGTATTTCAGGTTTAATAGGTGGAAGCGATGTTGTGTTGAGTGAATTTATCGTTTGGTTTTGTAACGGC
Coding sequences within it:
- a CDS encoding EscU/YscU/HrcU family type III secretion system export apparatus switch protein — translated: MQNENKPHIQKAAALKYDQKISNAPHVVAKGKGDVAKNIIKIAQDNNLPIKKDEDLVELLSQLDIDKEIPPSMYKAVAEIFSFIYGLTNKKIER